In one Salvelinus fontinalis isolate EN_2023a chromosome 16, ASM2944872v1, whole genome shotgun sequence genomic region, the following are encoded:
- the id3 gene encoding DNA-binding protein inhibitor ID-3 has translation MKAISPMRSVRSCYESVRCISDQSLSITRNKPSMEEPVGALCDMNDCYSKLKELVPSIPQNKSVSQVEILQHVIDYIFDLQIALEDESSATTTPDLVLSLKTADLARNFSQEDGRLCH, from the exons ATGAAAGCCATCAGTCCAATGAGATCTGTCAGAAGCTGCTACGAATCTGTCCGCTGCATTTCGGATCAGAGTCTCTCCATCACCCGGAATAAGCCATCTATGGAGGAACCCGTGGGCGCGTTGTGCGATATGAATGACTGCTACTCGAAACTCAAGGAGCTGGTACCGAGTATCCCACAGAACAAGTCTGTCAGCCAAGTGGAAATTCTGCAGCACGTTATCGACTACATCTTCGACCTGCAAATCGCGCTAGAAGACGAGTCTTCAGCGACAACCACGCCTGACTTGGTGCTGTCACTAAAG ACTGCAGACCTTGCACGCAATTTCTCCCAAGAAGATGGACGATTGTGCCATTAA